The Arachis hypogaea cultivar Tifrunner chromosome 19, arahy.Tifrunner.gnm2.J5K5, whole genome shotgun sequence genome has a window encoding:
- the LOC112776203 gene encoding uncharacterized protein isoform X2, whose protein sequence is MNEDFRKHLTTKPVWTMHEIQNIARDYINDEEISQVVAANKRQHGNTPHGNPTSRHNPMPRESQRDQPKQTNTNRPPRIGKFSNYTPLTASITEIYHQIADRGIIPKARQLKERTGSNKTLYCNYHRGYGHRTQDCFDLKDTLKQAIRDGKPPDFAKIIREPKCAEKDKSPEREGRNLRTQKQPPRESPEDDPAIVVNVITGKDVSGKSRSTLKKDLKFLAVRDQAPATTADKTITFLPEDCQHSTSAEDAPFVISARIGTGLVRRILVDTGADSNILFRGAFNKLGLRNENLQTHRNGVMGLGDNFLKPDGSIILPLTIGTGSQRKTILSEFVVLKNSTAYNVILGRKTINDLSAVIFTKYLLMKFTAEDGSVGTIHRDQKTVVEYDNISTSPTQEIPRHGRHLPFRSRCTPKFTQNHGRKRKRSKVGPCRQGQEYSTPT, encoded by the coding sequence ATGAACGAAGACTTccgcaaacacctcaccaccaagccagtatggaccatgcacgagatccaaAACATCGCCAGAGACTACATAAACGACGAGGAGATCAGCCAGGTCGTCGCCGCCAATAAACGACAACACGGCAACACTCCACACGGCAACCCGACTTCCCGCCATAATCCGATGCCCAGAGAAAGTCAAAGAGACCAACCCAAACAAACCAACACAAACCGACCACCCAGGATTGGGAAATTCTCGAACTACACCCCCCTGACAGCCTCGAttaccgagatataccaccaGATAGCGGATCGGGGTATTATCCCAAAAGCCCGACAACTCAAAGAAAGAACGGGCAGCAACAAGACCCTTTACTGCAACTACCACCGAGGTTACGGGCACAGGACACAAGACTGTTTCGACCTTAAAGACACCCTCAAACAAGCTATAAGAGACGGCAAACCCCCAGATTTCGCCAAAATCATCAGGGAACCAAAATGCGCGGAAAAAGACAAGTCGCCTGAGAGGGAAGGACGCAACCTGAGAACACAAAAACAACCTCCCAGGGAAAGTCCAGAAGACGACCCAGCCATAGTAGTAAATGTCATCACGGGCAAGGATGTGTCAGGCAAGTCAAGATCAACACTAAAAAAGGACCTCAAATTCTTGGCCGTCAGAGATCAAGCCCCAGCTACCACAGCCGACAAAACGATAACTTTTTTGCCCGAGGATTGCCAGCACAGCACCTCGGCCGAAGACGCACCTTTTGTCATCTCGGCGAGAATCGGAACAGGACTAGTTCGGAGAATACTAGTGGACACCGGCGCAGACTCCAACATCCTCTTCCGAGGTGCCTTCAACAAGCTCGGGCTCCGCAACGAAAATCTCCAAACACACCGCAACGGTGTCATgggactcggagacaacttccTCAAGCCAGACGGTTCCATCATTCTTCCCCTTACCATAGGGACGGGAAGCCAGAGGAAGACAATCCTTTCCGAGTTCGTGGTCCTCAAGAACTCCACCGCTTATAACGTCATCCTCGGAAGGAAAACAATCAACGACCTCTCCGCcgtcatctttaccaaataccttcTAATGAAGTTCACGGCAGAAGATGGCTCCGTCGGAACCATCCACAGAGACCAGAAAACCGTGGTAGAATACGACAACATCAGCACTAGTCCTACGCAAGAGATCCCGAGACACGGTAGGCATCTTCCTTTCCGATCTCGATGCACACCAAAATTCACGCAGAACCATGGGAGGAAACGAAAAAGAAGCAAAGTAGGGCCTTGCAGACAAGGTCAGGAGTATAGCACACCTACGTGA
- the LOC112779474 gene encoding cytochrome P450 CYP82J17: MDFLSLPTVMLVALALVLVYNIWRIMNKTSEKQLQAPELPGAFPLIGHLHLLGTKTPLARTFASFSDKYGPIFRIRLGSYPAIVISNKDGIKECFTINDKALASRPKSSQGVYIGYNYAGFGFAPYGSFFIKHKKLATLELLSSRRVELLRYVYESEIDTLIKDLLLYSAGNSPVKVVVISEWLERLSFNIITKMIAGKRYFSFLQDVDDVEAHRVVKLIREALHLSGGGFVPSDVIPIIQWFGIEGKVLKSMKRIAKDLDTLLGSWVEDHRMKGNKVNSSSEKQDFIDVMLSVVEDDPDSGHTRDTIIKAQIMGILLAGTDTTSSTMIWMLALLLKNKHALKRAQEEINVHVGSLRKVEAYDMKNLVYLQAIFKETLRLYPGGPLLLPHEAREDCYINGYYVPKGTRVFGNVWKLHRDPSIWSEPEKFSPERFINGNGEVDEDHHFEYLPFGLGRRVCPGASLATQVSLITLARFLQAFDFDSPMDEPLDMREGLGLTLPKLTPLKIILSPQVSCELYP, encoded by the exons ATGGATTTCCTTTCTCTTCCAACAGTAATGCTTGTAGCTTTAGCCTTGGTCCTTGTCTACAACATATGGAGGATTATGAACAAAACAAGTGAGAAGCAATTGCAAGCACCAGAACTACCTGGTGCGTTCCCATTAATAGGTCACCTCCATTTACTAGGAACCAAAACTCCACTTGCAAGAACCTTCGCTTCTTTCTCCGATAAGTACGGTCCCATATTCCGAATCCGTCTGGGATCATACCCTGctattgtgatctctaacaaagATGGAATCAAAGAATGTTTCACCATAAATGACAAAGCTCTTGCCTCGCGCCCCAAGTCTAGCCAGGGAGTATACATTGGCTATAACTACGCCGGTTTTGGGTTCGCTCCTTATGGCTCCTTCTTTATAAAACACAAGAAGCTAGCTACGCTTGAACTACTCTCGTCTCGCCGCGTCGAATTATTGAGGTATGTATATGAATCCGAGATTGATACTTTGATCAAGGATCTGTTATTGTATTCTGCAGGAAATTCGCCAGTTAAAGTTGTTGTTATTAGTGAATGGTTGGAACGGTTAAGTTTCAACATAATCACAAAGATGATAGCAGGAAAAAGGTACTTTAGTTTCTTGCAAGATGTGGACGATGTTGAAGCACATAGAGTTGTGAAGCTTATAAGAGAAGCTTTGCATTTATCTGGAGGGGGTTTTGTTCCTTCGGATGTGATCCCTATAATTCAATGGTTTGGTATAGAAGGGAAAGTTCTTAAATCCATGAAGAGAATTGCAAAAGATTTGGACACACTTTTGGGAAGCTGGGTTGAAGATCATAGGATGAAGGGTAATAAGGTAAATAGCTCAAGCGAGAAGCAAGATTTCATTGATGTCATGCTTTCCGTTGTTGAAGATGATCCTGATTCTGGCCATACACGTGACACTATCATTAAAGCTCAAATTATG GGTATCTTGTTGGCAGGGACAGACACAACGTCCTCAACAATGATATGGATGCTAGCTTTATTGTTGAAGAACAAACATGCTTTGAAGCGCGCACAAGAGGAAATTAATGTTCATGTAGGTAGCTTGAGAAAAGTAGAGGCATATGATATGAAAAATCTTGTTTATTTACAAGCAATTTTCAAAGAAACTCTAAGGTTATATCCGGGTGGACCTCTATTATTACCCCATGAAGCAAGAGAAGATTGTTACATTAATGGATATTACGTGCCAAAAGGGACACGTGTCTTCGGAAATGTGTGGAAGCTACATAGAGATCCAAGTATTTGGTCAGAGCCAGAGAAGTTTTCACCAGAGAGGTTTATTAATGGGAATGGAGAAGTTGATGAAGATCACCACTTTGAATACCTTCCATTTGGGTTAGGTAGAAGAGTTTGCCCTGGAGCCTCTTTGGCAACACAAGTGAGCCTCATCACACTTGCACGTTTCCTTCAAGCATTTGACTTCGATTCTCCCATGGATGAACCTCTTGACATGAGAGAAGGCTTGGGCCTAACCTTGCCCAAGTTGACTCCACTAAAAATTATTCTAAGCCCACAAGTATCTTGTGAACTTTATCCCTGA
- the LOC112779267 gene encoding uncharacterized protein, which translates to MDSSDEEKDGVSGNHVPKDLSCLASKGEKFVDAVLNGQNELCLENFRMDKSIFYKLCDMLQAKGLLRHTNRIKIEEQLAIFMFIIGHNLRTRAVQELFRYSGETISRHFNNVLNAILSISLDYFQPPGSEVPPKIFEDPRFCPYFKDCVGAVDSIHVPVTVGVDEQGPFRNKNGLLSQNILAACSFDLKFCYVLAGWEGSATDLQVFNSAITRQNRLQVPEGKYYLVDSKFPNVAGFIAPYSNTPYHSKEFPSGYTPRHAGELFNQRHSLLHSISDRTFGALKARFPILMSAPSYPLQTQVKLVVATSALHNYIRSEKPDDWIFKMYGEGMPFSMEESLPSLEEEVLPMSHIESHTHPPLDSTFYADEIALASQLRDSIATEIWNDYIHGLPPM; encoded by the exons ATGGATAGTTCTGATGAGGAAAAGGATGGAGTCTCTGGGAATCATGTACCCAAAGATCTGAGTTGCTTGGCATCTAAAGGTGAAAAGTTTGTAGATGCAGTACTTAATGGTCAAAATGAACTTTGTCTAGAGAACTTCCGCATGGATAAGAGTATATTCTACAAGTTGTGTGATATGCTGCAAGCCAAGGGTTTATTACGCCACACAAATCGAATCAAAATTGAGGAGCAACTGGCCATATTTATGTTCATTATTGGACATAATCTGCGGACAAGGGCCGTTCAAGAGTTATTTCGTTATTCTGGAGAAACTATTAGTCGACATTTTAACAACGTCTTGAATGCAATATTGTCAATTTCACTGGATTATTTTCAGCCTCCTGGTTCTGAAGTTCCTCCGAAAATCTTTGAAGATCCTAGATTCTGTCCATATTTTAAA GATTGTGTGGGAGCAGTTGACAGTATACATGTACCTGTGACAGTTGGTGTGGATGAGCAAGGACCTTTCCGTAATAAGAACGGTTTACTTTCACAGAATATTTTGGCAGCATGCTCATTTGACCTCAAATTCTGTTATGTTTTGGCTGGCTGGGAAGGATCCGCTACGGATTTACAGGTTTTTAACTCCGCAATCACCAGGCAGAATAGGTTGCAGGTTCCTGAAG GTAAATACTACCTTGTAGATAGCAAGTTTCCAAATGTGGCAGGTTTCATTGCTCCATATTCCAATACTCCATATCACTCCAAGGAATTCCCAAGTGGTTACACCCCGCGGCATGCAGGTGAACTGTTCAATCAACGGCACTCGTTATTGCACAGTATCTCCGATCGAACTTTCGGGGCTTTAAAGGCACGGTTCCCGATATTGATGTCTGCTCCTTCATACCCATTACAAACACAGGTGAAGTTAGTGGTGGCAACAAGTGCATTGCACAATTACATTCGCAGTGAGAAACCGGATGATTGGATTTTCAAAATGTATGGAGAGGGGATGCCATTTTCAATGGAGGAATCGCTACCATCTTTAGAAGAGGAAGTTCTGCCAATGTCACACATTGAGTCGCACACGCATCCGCCGCTAGATTCTACTTTTTATGCAGATGAAATTGCTCTTGCTTCGCAGTTGAGAGACTCAATTGCAACTGAAATCTGGAATGATTATATCCATGGTTTGCCTCCCATGTAG